In Pseudomonas sp. DNDY-54, a genomic segment contains:
- the ubiX gene encoding flavin prenyltransferase UbiX — MSGPERITLAMTGASGAQYGLRLLDCLIQEDREVHFLISKAAQLVMATETDVVLPAKPQAMQAFLSEYTGAAVGQIRVFGKEDWMAPPASGSGAPTAMVVVPCSTGTLSAIATGACNNLIERAADVALKERRQLILVPREAPYSSIHLENMLKLSNLGATILPASPGFYHQPQTIDDLVDFVVARILNLLNIPQDMLPRWGEHHIVSDD, encoded by the coding sequence ATGAGCGGCCCCGAACGCATCACCCTGGCCATGACTGGCGCGTCCGGCGCGCAGTACGGCCTGCGCCTGCTCGACTGCCTGATCCAGGAAGACCGCGAGGTGCACTTCCTGATTTCCAAGGCGGCGCAACTGGTGATGGCCACCGAGACCGACGTGGTGCTGCCGGCCAAACCACAGGCCATGCAGGCATTTCTCTCCGAATACACCGGCGCCGCGGTCGGGCAGATCCGCGTGTTCGGCAAGGAAGACTGGATGGCGCCGCCGGCATCCGGCTCTGGCGCGCCAACGGCGATGGTGGTGGTGCCCTGTTCGACCGGCACCTTGTCGGCGATCGCCACCGGCGCCTGCAACAACCTGATCGAGCGCGCCGCCGACGTTGCCCTCAAAGAGCGCCGCCAGCTGATCCTGGTGCCGCGTGAAGCGCCGTACTCCAGTATCCATCTGGAGAACATGCTCAAGCTGTCCAACCTCGGCGCCACCATCCTGCCGGCCTCGCCGGGTTTCTATCACCAACCGCAGACCATCGACGATCTGGTCGATTTCGTCGTGGCGCGGATTCTCAACCTGCTCAACATCCCGCAGGACATGCTGCCGCGCTGGGGCGAGCACCACATCGTCAGTGACGACTGA
- a CDS encoding YceK/YidQ family lipoprotein, protein MRFGSTLGLLLLLSGCATVRTLDAAKPGAPIVYSGTRLDWYSLNGGCCPRDRFGAEAPKHAALDLPASVLLDTLLLPLSLATALGLRLNVQGGL, encoded by the coding sequence ATGCGATTCGGCTCGACGCTGGGCCTTCTCCTGCTGCTCTCCGGTTGTGCCACCGTGCGCACCCTTGACGCTGCCAAGCCCGGCGCGCCGATCGTTTATTCAGGTACCCGGCTGGACTGGTACAGCCTCAACGGCGGTTGCTGCCCGCGTGATCGATTTGGTGCCGAGGCACCGAAGCATGCGGCGCTCGACCTTCCGGCCAGTGTTCTGCTCGACACGCTCCTGCTGCCGCTCTCACTCGCAACCGCACTCGGGCTGAGGTTGAACGTGCAGGGTGGCCTTTAA
- the mpl gene encoding UDP-N-acetylmuramate:L-alanyl-gamma-D-glutamyl-meso-diaminopimelate ligase — MHIHILGICGTFMGSLAVLAKELGHRVTGSDANVYPPMSTQLEAQGIELTQGYEPSQLEPAPDLVVVGNALARGNPAVEYVLNKGLPYVSGPQWLADHVLQGRWVLAAAGTHGKTTTSSMLAWVLEHAGMSPGFLIGGVPQNFGISARLGGTPFFVVEADEYDSAFFDKRSKFVHYRPRTAILNNLEFDHADIFPDLAAIERQFHHLVRTVPSEGLVIHPESETALKRVIGMGCWTPVQTTGDGGQWQANLLSADGSRFEVIFEGAVQGVVDWELTGLHNVNNALATLAAARHVGVLPKQGAEALSEFLSVKRRMEKVAEVNGLTIYDDFAHHPTAIATTLDGLRKRVGDTPIIAVVEPRSNSMKLGAHREGLAESVALADQAIWYAPANLGWDLAATVAGSPVETTVCDSLDAIIAKVKADAKPGTQVVVMSNGGFGGLHVKLAEALA, encoded by the coding sequence ATGCATATCCATATTCTCGGCATCTGCGGCACCTTCATGGGTTCGCTGGCGGTGCTGGCCAAGGAACTTGGCCATCGCGTCACCGGCTCTGACGCTAACGTCTACCCGCCGATGAGCACCCAGCTCGAAGCCCAGGGCATCGAACTGACCCAAGGCTATGAGCCAAGCCAGCTGGAGCCCGCGCCTGATCTGGTGGTGGTCGGCAACGCGCTAGCCCGCGGCAATCCGGCCGTCGAGTACGTGCTGAACAAGGGGCTGCCCTATGTGTCCGGCCCGCAGTGGCTAGCCGATCACGTGCTGCAGGGCCGCTGGGTGCTGGCCGCTGCTGGCACTCATGGCAAGACCACCACCAGCAGCATGCTGGCCTGGGTGCTCGAACATGCAGGGATGAGCCCGGGCTTTCTTATCGGTGGCGTGCCGCAGAACTTCGGCATTTCGGCGCGCTTGGGCGGCACGCCGTTCTTCGTGGTTGAGGCCGACGAATACGACAGCGCCTTCTTCGACAAGCGCAGCAAGTTCGTCCATTACCGCCCGCGCACGGCGATCCTCAACAACCTGGAATTCGACCACGCGGACATCTTCCCGGATCTCGCGGCGATCGAGCGGCAGTTCCATCATCTGGTGCGTACCGTGCCCAGCGAAGGGCTGGTGATCCATCCCGAGTCTGAAACGGCGCTCAAACGCGTGATCGGCATGGGCTGCTGGACGCCCGTGCAGACCACCGGCGACGGCGGGCAATGGCAAGCCAACCTACTCAGCGCCGACGGCTCGCGTTTCGAGGTGATCTTCGAGGGCGCCGTTCAGGGCGTGGTGGATTGGGAGCTGACCGGCCTGCACAACGTCAACAATGCCCTGGCCACGCTTGCCGCCGCGCGTCATGTCGGCGTGCTGCCGAAGCAGGGCGCCGAGGCGCTGAGCGAATTCCTGAGCGTCAAGCGGCGCATGGAAAAGGTCGCCGAGGTCAACGGCCTAACTATCTACGACGACTTCGCTCATCACCCAACGGCCATCGCCACCACCCTTGACGGCTTGCGCAAGCGCGTTGGTGACACACCGATCATTGCGGTTGTCGAACCGCGCTCCAACTCCATGAAGCTCGGTGCCCATCGTGAAGGACTGGCCGAGTCGGTGGCGCTGGCTGATCAGGCGATCTGGTACGCACCGGCCAACCTCGGCTGGGACCTGGCCGCGACAGTCGCCGGCTCGCCGGTAGAGACGACTGTCTGTGATTCGCTGGACGCGATCATCGCCAAGGTGAAAGCCGACGCCAAACCGGGTACGCAGGTGGTGGTGATGAGCAATGGCGGTTTTGGTGGGCTGCACGTCAAGCTGGCTGAAGCGCTTGCGTAA